The genomic region GTTGAAACTATGGTTGCTAATGATGTTACCGACATGTTCGGCATCATGGGGTCAGCATTTATGGACGCAATGGATATCTTTGCTCCTGCTGGCATTCGATTGGTCCCAGTGGTTCACGAGCAAGGTGCTGCTCACATGGCAGATGGTTACTCTCGTGTATCTGGTCGCCATGGTGTGGTTATCGGGCAGAATGGCCCAGGTATTAGTAACTGTGTAACAGCGATTGCAGCCGCGTTTTGGGCACACAGCCCGGTCGTGATTGTGACGCCAGAAACAGGTACCAAAACAATGGGCTTAGGTGGTTTCCAAGAGTGTAACCAGCTTCCAATGTTCCAAGAGTTTACTAAGTATCAAGGACATGTAACGCACCCAGACCGTATGGCGGAATACACAGGCCGATGCTTTGACCGCGCAATGAGCGAAATGGGCCCGACTCAGCTGAACATTCCACGTGACTACTTCTACGGTGAAACTCAAACCGAGATCCCTAAACCAGCGCGTTTAGACCGTGGTCCAGGTGGTGAGAAGTCTCTGAATGAAGCGGCAGATTTGATTGCTGAAGCGAAATTCCCAGTCATCATTTCTGGTGGCGGTGTGGTAATGGCTGATGCAGTCCAAGAGTGTGCGGCACTGGCAGAACGACTAGGCGCACCTGTAGTAAACAGCTACCTGCACAATGACTCTTTCCCTGCTAGTCACCCATTATGGTGTGGTCCTTTAGGCTACCAAGGTTCGAAAGCAGCAATGAAGTTGATGGCTCAAGCGGATGTGGTTATCGCTTTGGGTACACGTCTTGGTCCATTCGGTACCTTGCCTCAACATGGCATGGATTACTGGCCGAAAGACGCAAAAATCATTCAGATCGATGCTGACAACAAGATGCTTGGCCTCGTTAAGAAGATCTCTGTTGGTATCTGTGGCGACGCAAAAGCAGCGGCTGTGGCATTAGCTGAAAGACTAGAAGGTCGTGCACTGTTGTGTGATGACAACAAAGGCGCTCGCCAAGACACAGTGGCAACAGAAAAAGCGTTGTGGGAAAAAGAGCTTGATGAGTGGACGCACGAACGTGATTCGTTCAGCTTGGATATGATTGAAGAAAACTCGCACGAGACTCCGTTCTCTGGTGGCGAATATCTACACCCTCGCCAAGTATTGCGTGAACTAGAAAAAGCGATGCCAGAAGACGTAATGGTCTCGACGGATATCGGGAACATCAACTCAGTGGCAAACAGTTACTTACGCTTTGAAAAACCACGCAGCTTCTTTGCAGCAATGAGTTTCGGTAACTGTGGCTACGCGTTCCCGACCATCATTGGTGCGAAAGCGGCAGCACCTCATCGTCCTGCTATCTCTTATGCAGGTGACGGTGCGTGGGGCATGAGCTTGATGGAGACCATGACATGTGTTCGTCATAACATTCCAGTGACAGCCGTGGTATTCCACAACCGTCAATGGGGTGCAGAGAAGAAGAACCAAGTCGACTTCTACAACCGACGCTTTGTTGCTGGTGAATTGGATAACCAGAGCTTTGCGGAAATCGCACGAGCAATGGGCGCTGAAGGTATCACGGTTGATAAGCTAGAAGATGTAGGTCCAACTCTACAGAAAGCCATCGACATGCAAATGAACGAAGGCAAAACAACCATCATTGAAATCATGTGTACTCAGGAATTGGGCGACCCGTTCCGCCGAGATGCACTATCAACGCCGGTTCGTTTCCTAGATAAGTACAAAGACTACGTATAAGTCATAAGAAGTTTGCCCGACCAAAGCAGTCTCGTGAATGCTAGATAAAGAGTTATCGAGAATGTGGTCGGGCAAACAAATTAAGCTCTAACACTAGCCATTAGTTTTAAATTAGATGATCAAACAGAATGACTCAACGACCGAGTTGTTTTTAAAGATTCTTAATAGTGCTGCTATCTAAGTATTGGGTCATATATTTCTATTGTTCCGATCTAAATATTAGAGGCCTAATGAAATAATCAAGATGAATAGGTACTCGGCTTCAGTAATAGAGACTTATCAATAATTATTATGAGTTACTTTTAAATAGTAATTACTGATAAGTCGATAGAGTTATTAGACTTTAGTCTGTGTGTTTTATTACATGTCAGTTTTTAACGAATAAATTTTAATTTAGTTATTTATATTGTCGAGTGGTTGGAACCAAATATGAACAATAAATGTTATATCAGCACGCTCGAAGAACTGTATAAAATAATCGATTCATTAATGACTGAATGCAGTGACCAACGTGGTTTGATGTATAACGTGTGTGATTATGAAAATAATAACCTAATGCCAAGTTTAGGTCGTTCCAATCGTAAGAACATACGTCGTGTCGAACAAGAGTTGCTTTCAACTGTGAGAGTTTACGGTGGTCACTCGCTGAGCTCACACGACATAAATGACTGGTTATTGATGTGTTTAGCCAAGAAGCAGGGTTTTCCCACCCGTTTGCTGGAATGGACCGATAACCTGTTAAATGCGCTTTGGTCGGTGTGTCATAGCCAAAGTAAAGACTGCATAAATATAATTAAAGCTATTGATTATCAGCGAGTTAGTGTTTTTAGCTCGACGTGTAACATCAACAAAACTCAGATATTTAATGTGGCGGATTGCGATCAGCAAGAGCCACGCAAGGACAAGTGGTATTCCATTCACCCATTTAAGGAA from Vibrio gigantis harbors:
- the xsc gene encoding sulfoacetaldehyde acetyltransferase, whose product is MSEQEKRTVVSGTVTMTPSEAFVETMVANDVTDMFGIMGSAFMDAMDIFAPAGIRLVPVVHEQGAAHMADGYSRVSGRHGVVIGQNGPGISNCVTAIAAAFWAHSPVVIVTPETGTKTMGLGGFQECNQLPMFQEFTKYQGHVTHPDRMAEYTGRCFDRAMSEMGPTQLNIPRDYFYGETQTEIPKPARLDRGPGGEKSLNEAADLIAEAKFPVIISGGGVVMADAVQECAALAERLGAPVVNSYLHNDSFPASHPLWCGPLGYQGSKAAMKLMAQADVVIALGTRLGPFGTLPQHGMDYWPKDAKIIQIDADNKMLGLVKKISVGICGDAKAAAVALAERLEGRALLCDDNKGARQDTVATEKALWEKELDEWTHERDSFSLDMIEENSHETPFSGGEYLHPRQVLRELEKAMPEDVMVSTDIGNINSVANSYLRFEKPRSFFAAMSFGNCGYAFPTIIGAKAAAPHRPAISYAGDGAWGMSLMETMTCVRHNIPVTAVVFHNRQWGAEKKNQVDFYNRRFVAGELDNQSFAEIARAMGAEGITVDKLEDVGPTLQKAIDMQMNEGKTTIIEIMCTQELGDPFRRDALSTPVRFLDKYKDYV
- a CDS encoding FRG domain-containing protein, which gives rise to MNNKCYISTLEELYKIIDSLMTECSDQRGLMYNVCDYENNNLMPSLGRSNRKNIRRVEQELLSTVRVYGGHSLSSHDINDWLLMCLAKKQGFPTRLLEWTDNLLNALWSVCHSQSKDCINIIKAIDYQRVSVFSSTCNINKTQIFNVADCDQQEPRKDKWYSIHPFKEGGNDAIQPLYDEKEYSNGLVSVHILPSVKVNLIKELISMNVLNEPTEYVEEKLTDLKNEAHADNNQVINKGDGNIELQVNTHDRQLEQYGRKYHQDFDFD